A portion of the Staphylococcus felis genome contains these proteins:
- a CDS encoding beta-class phenol-soluble modulin: MSGLIDAIKTTVEAGLNGEWADMGLGIAEIVAKGIEAISGFFG, from the coding sequence ATGTCAGGTTTAATTGATGCAATCAAAACTACAGTAGAAGCAGGACTTAACGGTGAATGGGCAGATATGGGATTAGGTATTGCTGAGATTGTAGCAAAAGGTATCGAAGCAATCTCAGGTTTCTTTGGATAA
- a CDS encoding beta-class phenol-soluble modulin, whose product MSDLINAIKTTVEAGLNGEWTDMGFGIADIVAKGIDVILGFFG is encoded by the coding sequence ATGTCAGATTTAATTAATGCAATCAAAACTACAGTAGAAGCAGGACTTAATGGTGAATGGACAGATATGGGATTTGGAATTGCTGATATCGTAGCAAAAGGTATCGACGTTATCTTAGGTTTCTTTGGATAA